Genomic window (Maniola jurtina chromosome 8, ilManJurt1.1, whole genome shotgun sequence):
TTACTAGGTATTTTTGTACATATTTTGAACCCAGAGTCAGACCTTGCGTTGCGAATAGCGATTAcagaaaaaaacttaataagaTCACAGATAAATGAAATAAGATAATATATGAATGACACAGAGTACttctgtctgttacgttttcacgggccaacTGTTGAACAGATTTTATATGGGTGCagcaaagaccttacacttatTCTACTTGTAAGGTCTTTGGGGTGCAGACATAATGATAACTACATCTAGGGAAGgacagctactttttatcccggatagtcaaaaagttcccatgggattaatCATCGCGTGGATTCATGTTTCTTTAGAaagacgcggacgaagtggtgGGCATCAATTTATACTAGTTAGTtactagtaaataaaattggagcgtctgtctgtaatttcgaaataactacccccataatattttaaatatttgaacaataccataactgaatcactcgtttttaaaatttttgactgtctgtctgtttgaacgggctaatcttcggaatggctgggcttattttgatgggactttcactaacaagtagaggattagcaAGGAGTAacagctactttttaaccgattttcaaaaatagaggatttgtgtttttctacataaGTACACCGTTTACTCCGAGATTTCCTAACCGATTtgcgttttttttaatcattaactagaggaactttgcgacattgttccataaaaaaattgtgttgtAACTCCTCAAtactgatgctgcaggggacctgactaccaaagatgatgggatttagaaactgtcggttataaattgatattgaaagtaTCTATACCAAAAAAACTTTGTTGTTGACCTCAAGGACCCTattcctcaaccctgatgctgtaaggaattgcattcctaaattcAGGtgatcccacaggattttcaaaggATCGCCCGtataaatgtttttatgtggtacagaaacaagttgcaccTCGAGGACGGGTTATTACAGATAGATAGGCTTTTTTCCtaggaaatcaaaagttcctatgtttacaatgttacccgtcaCGACTGTACCTAGCATTTTCTAGAGGTTGCAACCTTGACGAATAACGATTGTGGAAGCGAAGCATTGTAACGGCCATGTTTCcaaaaatttgaatttgtacCATAGAGACATCGTTCTTCTAAGTATTTTTGTCACTTTGATGGACACTAGTGAATCTTGGATTTGTGCTTCAGTTTTATcagatatgatttttttaagaatattaccGGCGAATCCCTAAAGTTGATGATTCTCTAAAGAACAATATTAatgttacattattttatagttaGAGTACTCTTTATTTGTGTGTCTGATCAATGTGTAAGGGTAAAATCCATCGTGTCTATTTGAGGTTTTAGAATCACATATTTGTGATCATATATTGTGTTTTTAATTGTAATGCTCTGATATATTGCTTGTGATCAAGTGAAAAGATGGATATTGATGTCAGTAAGGAGAATATTCAGCCTCTTAGAGGCGGTAGAAATCTCGTGCAGCTGGGAACTGCACTGCAAGCTCAATCAGATGTTGATGCCCAGAGGCAGCTTCAATTGCAAAAAGAGTTAGTATATTTTGATTTCAACAAGTAAGCCCCTACgcccaatccgcatttggcccgtgtggtggactatggtctaaTCCCTTCTGATTTTGAGAATAGGCTCATTATTTTGAATGTGAGGGGAGAGGATGATTGACATGATGAATTAAACAGTCTGCCTCACTTTATAATGGGTTAAAATGACTATTAGTTCGCTTGGTTGTTTATTATTCTCTGTTCAAAAGCTGATCCAGcccttacataatatttatttatccttTTAAAGATGTTGTAACAGCCAAtactttcaataaataaatagaacaaAGTGTTAAATAGAACAAATTATTCCAAAAGGATTCATAAAGACAGAAATTTACACTGATGATATCATTGCAGGGAACATGAAACAGCTATTAGACAATATCAAGGCCCTGATCCCTTAGATCCTTGGTTTAATTACATCCAATGGGTGGAGCAGTCTTTTCCCAAACATGGTCATGAAGGCAACAttgataaattaataagggaCTGTTTGCAGTTATTTGAAAAAGATGAAAGATATTTTCAAGACCGGAGATTTGTTAAATTGTGGATTAAATATGTAAGTGATGAAGATCTCTTGTTTAGATTTTTCAATTACAGCTCTTTAGACTGGTATTCTGGGTATTCTGGGTTAATTATttcttaaggtaaaatattatcttaaaaaatatgaagaaaaaTGCTTATTTTCTTGTTcatattaggtatgtatgtttgtatatgcTTTATTGCactacaaaacacaaatgaaaggttagaaaaaagaaaacttaaaatgtagataTACAAAGGCGGTGTTATCGCTAAATAGCAATCTCTTCCAGACACCTTTAACCCTAGGGAGAAAACGAACAAATGGACAGTGGGAGGTGGTGTatacaataaatcaaaatacgAATAGCTATACactaataaatacaaataaagtaCATTAGACATACATAAGACACACATAAGTGCCATTATATTTGTAGTTAGCTGTTCTATCCctagtttttaatatagatTCATAAAGAATCAGTATCAGTATTGTAAAAATCATGTTTTCTACCTTTATAAAGGAAAAGTATTTAATGGTGTTCATTAAATAAGAAATTCTGGTACAATGTACTTAGTTTACAATCTACCTAAGTGGTACCCTAGCTAGCTACTTTATTCTTTTGATTGAAACAAGAAGCAATgtaagggatagcaatacatttagacctgcagttatagtttagagattgtatagAAATTGGATTAGCCACAATGTATATCCTTACCacagaaaatattatgaaagagatTGTAATACATTtggacctgtcattttagtttagagattaatTATCACTGAATGCTTTCACAGAGATGAttgataatattgtaaattataatattaattttaagaatGATTAGTTGTTATACAGCCTTATGCAGGTGTTGCTTTTTACAAAATACTTGGAATATGTGTATGGTTTTACATAAAATTGTTTGTATTATTGTAGATGAAATCTAAATTAgattttactataaaatatcAGCTAGTCGAAcagccaaaattaataataattaataatcaatcaattagttacttagcaatattattattaatcaaaaattgAATAGCCTTCTTCAACTGTTAATCAACAGATTATAGATAGATTGATGTAATTAATTGTGGTGGTTACTATATCACAATTGAGTAGAAAAGCTAAGATAACAATTTATTGTCATATACTTGTTTGGCTTGGCAAAGAAGATAGTTTGCTATTAtactttttaaacattttaggTTGACTGTCTCTCAAATCCACTTGAAATATATCAACGGTTATACAATACTGGGGTTGGTGTAGAATGCTCAGAGTTTTACCGAGCTTGGGCCTGCTACTGTGAGGAGTCTGGAGACTATAAGAAAGCAAACCAAGTGTATATGATGGGACTTCAGGCAAAGGCACAACCATTAGATGAGCTTGAACAAGCCCATATGTAAGTGATCTTGTAAACTCTCAATAATCACAACTTTAGCTATCATAAAGTTGCAGCACAGAATTTTAATTAAGCTAATAGAAATGGTGGTTGCTGTCTTTAAAACCAAGGTGACATTCAGATGCTGGCCCCTTAATCAGGCTTCAATCTCAGGTACCCACCTCTAAcatttcagagttatgtgcattgtaaacaattaaatatcacttgattaaACAGTacaggaaaatattgtgaggaaacctgcttgtctgagagttctccttaatgttctcagagcagtgtgaagtgtgccaacctgcacttggccagcatattagactatggccaaatccttctcatacTGATAAGAGACCGGTGCTCAGTACTGAGTCGGCGTAATTTGAAGTTGATGATGAGTACATATACTTAGCAACCAATGCCATATAATTAAACTGAATGCAAATAAtaagcaatatttttttatttaaaattaagtgcttttattataaaactagctgatgcccgcgacttcgtccgcgtggatttacgtttttcaaaatcccgcgggaattctttgattttccgggataaaaagtagcctatgtgttaatccaaggtatactctatctccattccaagtttcagccaaatcagtccagtagtttttgcgtgattgagtaacaaacatccaaacattcacactttcacattcataatattaagtaggattaaTTTTTCAGCATAGACAAATTGTTGATATAAATGACTTTTCAGGAACTTCCAACTGTTTTTTGCTCAAAGAATGTTACATGATGATTCACCTACTAAAAGGAAGGCAGCCTCAGCTTTGGCTGAGACCAGATCGGCTTTGACATccttaaaatcttttaaaagacgGAATATAGCCAATGTACCAGTACAAAGAGTTGGAGAAAGTATAAAAAATGTTGTGCCAGGTGTTGTAAGACAACAAGCTGTTGAAAATAGAGTACCTAATTCTAATATCATGGTCAACATTTATGAGGTGAgtacagctttttttttttttttttttatcgctgggaaatgcttttaAGCTAACTTAGGCTGACATCTATAGtctgcactttgactttgctcagacttatgaCACTGTTAAATGAGACAGCATtatataccactggcataaatctgtcttgttttaactgaaacttaagtctaagcaaagtcaaaaagtctatagatttcaagATTAGACTTTAGAGTTTTGATAGCTCagcggttgaggagtggactgaattcagTGAGCAATTTACTCTGATCCATTGAGGAGTTGTAgtctccatctccaaagatattgATCAGATCTTCATGAAATTTATATGGGATCACCTgtaaagtataccctttcaaacaaaaaaaaaaaaaattccaaatggGTCCAGgtgtctttgagtaatcggggaacatacattaaaaaaaaaaaagattctgacgaattgagaacctcctccttttttgaagttggcTAAAAATGTTAATCACTTGTTCAAGTAATTCACTTGGCCAAGTAatcatttgttgtttttttGTCCATAGGATGCCCCTTCAACTTCAAGAGGAATGATTCACGTTGCAGAAGATCCGGGGCCAGCATCACTCGTGCAAGCCTGCAGTAATGTTGAGAATCAGAAAGAAGTTGGTATATGGACTAATCCAAAGACCAAGATGATTCATTCTAATATTGTGCCGCATCAGCCGTTACCTTTTACGCGTGAGTTGTATTAGATTTAAGTTCTTACTATTTACATTACTAGTTATTACggttgaaatttatagagcacactttgactttgcttagacttaagtttcagttaaaatgagacagatttatgctggCGGTatgacgctgtctcgttttaacagtgtcttaagtcagagcaaagtcaaagtgcgctctatagatctcaaccttagtaGTTACTAATTACACAGAAGAAGGTGGAGTCATTCGGAGCAAAACTGGGTAAGAAATTATTGTATACTTTGCACATCTACTTATTGAAATAGCTGTATAAATTATTTCAACTGTAGATAGAGacgttattttttgaatttaacagttttaaatcaaatctcTGCCTACTTGGGCTGATGGCTAGTTTTTTCAGCTGCAGACCATAAAGCCCCACATTGGTCAAAAAGTTATGGGGTTTTCCTACTAAGAAATACTTGGTAGTGGCCCAGAGTAGAGAAGTTAACGATATTCCTGTGTCTCCGAGAGCGTGTAGAGTAGGGTGGTCCTTATTTctaagatttttaattttttagggttctgtacctcaaaaggaaaaacggaaccctcataggatcaatttgttgtctgtctgtcggtctgtctgtccgtccgtctgtcgtgtcaagaaacctatagggtatggGGTAGGGTAGggtatccgagtacggaaccctcagtgcgcgagtctgactcgcacttggccggttttttattttcattcaggTACGAGCTGTTTTCGCGTTGATTTGACACTGTGATCAAATAATAACTAAGCAcagattattataaattaaatattgttttttagcATATGAGGATGATAACGAAGAATTAAAACTTTCTGggaaccatttgccttattgtCTCGACGATCTGACGTTTAATGTGCCGCTCTCTGTACCTGACCCAGCAGACCCAACGAAAATACcctgttataataaaatacaggTCAGTAAATATGTAACCCTTGTTTAATGGCGTCTGTGCAGAGTTCTTCCAGACCCTGTATCACGTTGACCGTTGTAGATCTATTGTGATCGCCCCCAGTACTCGTCTAATTGCCGCCAGGAATAGTAGCAGCTTCTAGGCCTCCTATCCGATATAAATACACAACTTGACTGTTAAGTCCTTCATcttatgtatatttaaataaacgctatttaagtttttttaaatgttcactTGACGCCACTTAAAAACTCAATGTGCTGAGTGCattgtataataattttgatagctAGTATTTAAAAAGGAAATTTTTCTTgtcataattaataaaaattatgtaaaattgtAGGTATATGTTAATGACAAAGAGTACAGTTTAGAAGAGATCAGAGCTAGAAAATACAATGTAATGAAAAAGGAGGTCAAAACAGAAGAGGTTGAAATAAAGGAAGGGTATAAGAGTATTAATGAGAACTTTGCACAATGCAGTGCTTTAGAAACACTCGCTAACTGCGCTCTGGACGCAGAACACGACCATATGGCACAACTAATGCCTATGACGATGCCCACTCTACAGAACGTAACTAAAGTTACGAACATGCACTCTCCGGGCGAACCTAAATTATTAGTTAATCTAGACTCGAAAGAAGTTAGCATTAAGAAAAATGACGAAAATGAAAGGAGCGTTATCGTTGACAAAGAAAATCAAATGGCACCGCAAGCCAATATGTATGCTGATAACGGTTATGGGAAAAACAATCTGATGGAAGAGTTCAATAGAAGCTTAATGAGTAACCTTCTCGGGGATTCCGTTACTGTGAATACTAAGGAAGCTCGATGGGAGCTGAGAAATATATTTAACGGTGACGGTAAtggtaaattttaaaatttttcagttttttattttcatataattatattttagctGCAAAACTGATTAGCTGATAGTAGTAGCACACAAAGTTTTGTGGGCATGTGCAGCAAAGGCTGACACCACGTCTTCGTGTGATAGAATAAACAAGAATGTAAATACTTCTACTCTATCTACGGAGAAAggttaatatagggctctcaCTGTTCACCGTAATCCCACACAAacaacaaagacaaaaagtcagtggATGTTAACATTTTGAGTTACCGACCTTgaattaagcctcaatagctcaatggttataggagtggactgaattctgaaaggtcagcggttcaaaccccagccattgcactattgtcatacccactcctaaaacaagcttaacgcttagttggaggggaaaggggaatgttagtcataattaaagtggctaatattcttttttttttttaaaaaccagaCAAACCTGTTTTCCGTACTACTCTATTACCCGAGATCTCTATATCAACTTTCTTCCATGGATAGAATATTGTAagcttttgtttttaacccccaacccaaaaagaagggtgttataagtttgacgcgtgtatctgtgtatctgtccgtagctcctaaactaatgaaccgattttaatttagtggtagagttaaaggtggcttgattgagagtgttcttagctataatccaagaaaataggttcagccgtttgaaagttatcagttcttttttagttactgtaaccttcacttgtcgggggtgttataaatttttaatttaaacttgtattgTAATACTATTGTAGCAGCAGAGCCGTCTATGGTACAGCCAGTAGCAGTTCAACAATTCGAGGTGCCTAAATTCGACATACACGAAGATCGTTCCATGACAATGGCCATCAACGTCAAGAAAAGTTATGAAGTGGATGCCAGAAATTTCCCTGAGGACAAAgaaaatgcaaataaatttaATGCTCCTCCCGTCGTAGCCACGCAacaggtaattaaaaaaatagttgaaagtttattaattaggttataattatttacaaacctGAGAACCAACAAAACATAAATAACATGTATAGCGCGATCAAATTAAAAAGCCATAACGTGGCGACACAATTTCCCTTTCTTAATTTGGACGCGTTATAAGTTCGCTATTATACGGTTTGTAGAATTTATAGATATCTGTTTAGAAAGAATTTTTCGAAAACCTACTTTTAAGGAGGTGGGATTATAATTATATCTTTAATTCTCACGCCTGTGTTTTcaagtctataaataaaaaataatacaacggtgccgattctgttgtctttctctaaactaaactttgagtatctgcatctttttatttttaatattactaaaaaGGACCGAAcatgaatttaacatttaaagactaaattttagtgctcagtacaaatttaaacaataggctcccCACAAGCAGCTAAAGTCAAGAGGTTTGACAgccctaaattaaatttaaaactgataaactgtgtctgtccttttcttattatattagtaagaagaggatgcgaatactcgaAAATTTTTtgttgtgctcagaatcagtaccagtaTCCAGCTATACATTGATGTGTCACAGTCTCAACAGTAAATGTTTAGTTAAAGTTAAAGATAAGataaaagataaatttatttggctcAGCAACAAATGTAACATCGAGTGTAGTAAaacatatttacttagttataataacttaattaattagttataataacaaaCTTTACTGTGCACCTGTTTCCCGaactagtaaaaactgtgtctcAGAAAACAGGGCTTCCAACTAGGAGAAAACAAAACGAAGTAAATATGTGCATTGTGCGTGTAAGTTTATGTGATGTGTCAGTGTGTGTATGTAAGTGAATGTGTGTATCAGTGTGTAAAAGTTTGAGTAAACATGGGGTTACACTAGAATATCCAAAAGTCTTTCATTATTCGAGCAGCTTTGTTTCAGAAGCCAATCCTTAAGTGATTCCTGTTCCTAATTACAGTACTGTGTTTCAGGTGAACAAGACTGCTTATTACGATGAACCTTCCTGCACACAAGTGTTTAATTTCAACATCAAAGACGCTAGCACCCCAAATATGTCACAGTTCAAAAAACCCACGAGCATCGATCAGTCCAGTAAATATGCATCTGTGCCGAAGTTTGTGTTGGACGAGAGTGTGGCGGACGCGGCTGAGCTCGGCGGTCGCGACGCGCGTCCGCTCGAGCCGCTTGCCGCCGACGCGCAGGGCGCGGGGCTGTCCGTTATAATGGAAGCCACGCGCGAGTACAATAGGTATGCTAACTCAATGTTTAAGTCACTGATGTGAGTGTCTACAGGATTTATAATAAGTGCTTCAAAAACGgcccgaaaaataaaagcaaaataataatctcaacttatttcaaattagtattcacaatcattattaAACTTTACGTTCAAGTGTAAAACTTTTTTCTATATTTGCAAACCTGGCCACTTGAGGGATGACTTTTTGCTCGTGATTTGTCTTCTACGTACTAATTCTATATCAATGGTTTAGTGCTTCCGCACACTGAGCTACTGGTGGCGACGACATGTGGCCGCTACAATTTGCCAACACAATGTCTTGAACTGAAGCTTATAAATAgttaatattttcttattttcagTAAATCAGGCTCTAGCTCATCGGGACAATCAACGAGAACAAATTTCACAGGATACACTACCAATTACGACTCTATGTATAATAATCAAAACGATCCAAACCTGCAAAACACTGCCCCTAAAAGAAATtcaatttcaactcaatcgagACTTCCCAATGGACAATTCGCTAGAAATTATCAGCCGAAACGAGATCAAGTAGAAAATAAAGGGGCGCTCCCGCCTTCCTCGGCGCCTTACCATTCTCACGATCATCAGTATCAGAAACCTCTTCCGCAGAACTACAGCGGATATTCACCACAAAGATCTATCCACCCTCATTACCAACAGGGTTACAATTACCAACAACCTTATCATAACAGCCATTTAATGAATCAACCACAAGCTCAAGGTTTCGGGAGCCCAAACCCGAACGCCTATCACAGTCCCCAACACCCTGGTGTACAAAACACCCACGATATGAATCCATCGGTCCCGGTGGGGTTTCAAAGCCCCACCTACCCGAACCAAATGGTATACCAGCATTCCCCAGTGTCCAGTCCCGCGCACGCAATGATGAGTCCTCAGCCGAGCTACGGCAATCGACAGGAGTTCCACTACCCCAGCGCGCCCGAACGGCACGCTTACGCTAGCCAGCAACAACATCAACCGGCTGCAGTTTACCAGAGCCCTCCCCATCAACCTCAGTACTCCAACTCATTGTACTATCAGCAGAGGTCCAACCAAGTAGCTGCTCCTAATCAAGCATACGGACAACCGAATTATAATACTCAAAGTCAATACAATAGCCCAAATATGTATCCAAATACAAACCAGCACTCTGGCAGTGCAAATTATAACGTTGTCCAAAGTCCTTATCGACAGCCCGCTAAACCTGTGGAAAACAGTCAGTCGCCATATGGAATGCCTAGTAATCCACCGTTCCAAATTTACCAAAGTCCTCAACCTCCTCAAAATAACTACCGTAATACTGTAGTACAAGACGCTAATATGGTACAAAATACGTATTCCGAATCTCAAATTAAACAAGAAACTTCCGATTCTTCTATGAAAAGTCAAGAGAGGAGTGAAGAAGACAAATATGTTAACAACAGTTCTAATGTTCAGTCCAAGAATCAAGCATTAGAAAAAAGTCCTAATAGTTCAGTATTAAGAAACGTGAGGCACGACCAGCCAAATGTAAAGCTCAGTCAGAAGTCGCCAGACATTGGATTTTCGAATCAATTTTTGAACTTCATATCCAACAGAAACGAACCCAAAGACAACGCGAATACACCTAAATTTACTAACAGTCCAAACATATCGCAgaaaatgcataaaaatttgtatgtatcaAGTCCTGAACAGGCTCAAGTCCCGCCATCATCAGGTCTGTCTGATACCGATAGTAAAGACGGTATGACGGCGCAGACCGCTACACCGATTCAGTCTGCCAAAATATGTCATTCTATCGACAAAAATAAAGACATTTCTAAAAGACATTTGGACTTTGAACATAGGGCTGAGATCCAATCCGAAGACAGTCGGGATTCTGTCGGCAAGGACAGTAGAATCTCATCGATCTACTCGCGCCAGTCGGACTTCCAATCCGACGGCTACGGGATGGATGTCGATAGTGAAAACTCAATGGAGTGTGCTGCTTTTAAATGCACTCACTCAATTTCTCTGGTAGAAACTAGTGACATACCTAGGCCAGCCGATATTGAATTCCCAAAATTGATTGATCCGTTTAATAAGAAGATATTAGCGTCATTATTAGAATATGTTAAGTTTCCTAATAAAACCCATGCAGATGGCTATGTAGAAGTAAGATCTATTCCAAAAATACAGACTGGTACCGTAATGAACGTAGGGCATAACAAATTTTCTATAGAGAAGCAACTCGGCAAAGGAAATTACGGAGCAGTATTTTTATCTTTGGACCTACAAAGCAATAAGTCGGTTGCTGTAAAATATCAAAAACCGAGCCGACCGTGGGAGTTCTATATTTGTCAAGAAATAAAAGCTAGAATTAAGGACCCGTTCATGGTGAATAttattagatttattatttattgctttaGAATTTTGTAAAAGTTGATAGTGTACATTAACAAAGTATGGTTTTCAGCTTCCAGGTTACATGGATATAACAACAGCCTTTCTGGGAGAAAATGCGAGTTTATTTGTATCAGAATATTCTAAATATGGTTCTTTATTGGATGTCGCGAACAAAGTTAAAGTTGCCACTTCAAAATGTATAAACGAGTTTATTGTCATTTTATTGACTTCAGAAATGCTCTCAATAGTTCACTACTTGCATAAAGCGCAGATCATTCACGCTGATATTAAGCCGGACAACTTCCTATTAATGAAGATGTATGTatgattttcattaaaaataagtaattatgtcGCAGGACAATCGGAAAGTTTTTAGGATTTTCGCAAAAGTAACAGATAATTTGAAAGAAAGTAGATAAATGTCGCAGGGACATGATGTAAAAAGCTGGTGTACCTCATTAACTAAGTAGCCCACGGTAAAATTAGACCCTGAACCCAAGCA
Coding sequences:
- the LOC123867869 gene encoding uncharacterized protein LOC123867869 isoform X3, yielding MDIDVSKENIQPLRGGRNLVQLGTALQAQSDVDAQRQLQLQKEEHETAIRQYQGPDPLDPWFNYIQWVEQSFPKHGHEGNIDKLIRDCLQLFEKDERYFQDRRFVKLWIKYVDCLSNPLEIYQRLYNTGVGVECSEFYRAWACYCEESGDYKKANQVYMMGLQAKAQPLDELEQAHMNFQLFFAQRMLHDDSPTKRKAASALAETRSALTSLKSFKRRNIANVPVQRVGESIKNVVPGVVRQQAVENRVPNSNIMVNIYEDAPSTSRGMIHVAEDPGPASLVQACSNVENQKEVGIWTNPKTKMIHSNIVPHQPLPFTPYEDDNEELKLSGNHLPYCLDDLTFNVPLSVPDPADPTKIPCYNKIQVYVNDKEYSLEEIRARKYNVMKKEVKTEEVEIKEGYKSINENFAQCSALETLANCALDAEHDHMAQLMPMTMPTLQNVTKVTNMHSPGEPKLLVNLDSKEVSIKKNDENERSVIVDKENQMAPQANMYADNGYGKNNLMEEFNRSLMSNLLGDSVTVNTKEARWELRNIFNGDAEPSMVQPVAVQQFEVPKFDIHEDRSMTMAINVKKSYEVDARNFPEDKENANKFNAPPVVATQQVNKTAYYDEPSCTQVFNFNIKDASTPNMSQFKKPTSIDQSSKYASVPKFVLDESVADAAELGGRDARPLEPLAADAQGAGLSVIMEATREYNSKSGSSSSGQSTRTNFTGYTTNYDSMYNNQNDPNLQNTAPKRNSISTQSRLPNGQFARNYQPKRDQVENKGALPPSSAPYHSHDHQYQKPLPQNYSGYSPQRSIHPHYQQGYNYQQPYHNSHLMNQPQAQGFGSPNPNAYHSPQHPGVQNTHDMNPSVPVGFQSPTYPNQMVYQHSPVSSPAHAMMSPQPSYGNRQEFHYPSAPERHAYASQQQHQPAAVYQSPPHQPQYSNSLYYQQRSNQVAAPNQAYGQPNYNTQSQYNSPNMYPNTNQHSGSANYNVVQSPYRQPAKPVENSQSPYGMPSNPPFQIYQSPQPPQNNYRNTVVQDANMVQNTYSESQIKQETSDSSMKSQERSEEDKYVNNSSNVQSKNQALEKSPNSSVLRNVRHDQPNVKLSQKSPDIGFSNQFLNFISNRNEPKDNANTPKFTNSPNISQKMHKNLYVSSPEQAQVPPSSGLSDTDSKDGMTAQTATPIQSAKICHSIDKNKDISKRHLDFEHRAEIQSEDSRDSVGKDSRISSIYSRQSDFQSDGYGMDVDSENSMECAAFKCTHSISLVETSDIPRPADIEFPKLIDPFNKKILASLLEYVKFPNKTHADGYVEVRSIPKIQTGTVMNVGHNKFSIEKQLGKGNYGAVFLSLDLQSNKSVAVKYQKPSRPWEFYICQEIKARIKDPFMLPGYMDITTAFLGENASLFVSEYSKYGSLLDVANKVKVATSKCINEFIVILLTSEMLSIVHYLHKAQIIHADIKPDNFLLMKIPTQEWRTPSLQLIDLGCAIDMSLFPQETTFRELIATEGFTCTEMRENKPWTYQTDLYCLAGTIYVILMGNYMKVAYRLGQWNIDKKLPRYMKNVLWDKIFTTLLNVPDCNNLPDLLELKSEVDSVLNEIDSLSSQLRNFANVLKSR
- the LOC123867869 gene encoding uncharacterized protein LOC123867869 isoform X4 translates to MDIDVSKENIQPLRGGRNLVQLGTALQAQSDVDAQRQLQLQKEEHETAIRQYQGPDPLDPWFNYIQWVEQSFPKHGHEGNIDKLIRDCLQLFEKDERYFQDRRFVKLWIKYVDCLSNPLEIYQRLYNTGVGVECSEFYRAWACYCEESGDYKKANQVYMMGLQAKAQPLDELEQAHMNFQLFFAQRMLHDDSPTKRKAASALAETRSALTSLKSFKRRNIANVPVQRVGESIKNVVPGVVRQQAVENRVPNSNIMVNIYEDAPSTSRGMIHVAEDPGPASLVQACSNVENQKEVGIWTNPKTKMIHSNIVPHQPLPFTPYEDDNEELKLSGNHLPYCLDDLTFNVPLSVPDPADPTKIPCYNKIQVYVNDKEYSLEEIRARKYNVMKKEVKTEEVEIKEGYKSINENFAQCSALETLANCALDAEHDHMAQLMPMTMPTLQNVTKVTNMHSPGEPKLLVNLDSKEVSIKKNDENERSVIVDKENQMAPQANMYADNGYGKNNLMEEFNRSLMSNLLGDSVTVNTKEARWELRNIFNGDEPSMVQPVAVQQFEVPKFDIHEDRSMTMAINVKKSYEVDARNFPEDKENANKFNAPPVVATQQVNKTAYYDEPSCTQVFNFNIKDASTPNMSQFKKPTSIDQSSKYASVPKFVLDESVADAAELGGRDARPLEPLAADAQGAGLSVIMEATREYNSKSGSSSSGQSTRTNFTGYTTNYDSMYNNQNDPNLQNTAPKRNSISTQSRLPNGQFARNYQPKRDQVENKGALPPSSAPYHSHDHQYQKPLPQNYSGYSPQRSIHPHYQQGYNYQQPYHNSHLMNQPQAQGFGSPNPNAYHSPQHPGVQNTHDMNPSVPVGFQSPTYPNQMVYQHSPVSSPAHAMMSPQPSYGNRQEFHYPSAPERHAYASQQQHQPAAVYQSPPHQPQYSNSLYYQQRSNQVAAPNQAYGQPNYNTQSQYNSPNMYPNTNQHSGSANYNVVQSPYRQPAKPVENSQSPYGMPSNPPFQIYQSPQPPQNNYRNTVVQDANMVQNTYSESQIKQETSDSSMKSQERSEEDKYVNNSSNVQSKNQALEKSPNSSVLRNVRHDQPNVKLSQKSPDIGFSNQFLNFISNRNEPKDNANTPKFTNSPNISQKMHKNLYVSSPEQAQVPPSSGLSDTDSKDGMTAQTATPIQSAKICHSIDKNKDISKRHLDFEHRAEIQSEDSRDSVGKDSRISSIYSRQSDFQSDGYGMDVDSENSMECAAFKCTHSISLVETSDIPRPADIEFPKLIDPFNKKILASLLEYVKFPNKTHADGYVEVRSIPKIQTGTVMNVGHNKFSIEKQLGKGNYGAVFLSLDLQSNKSVAVKYQKPSRPWEFYICQEIKARIKDPFMLPGYMDITTAFLGENASLFVSEYSKYGSLLDVANKVKVATSKCINEFIVILLTSEMLSIVHYLHKAQIIHADIKPDNFLLMKIPTQEWRTPSLQLIDLGCAIDMSLFPQETTFRELIATEGFTCTEMRENKPWTYQTDLYCLAGTIYVILMGNYMKVAYRLGQWNIDKKLPRYMKNVLWDKIFTTLLNVPDCNNLPDLLELKSEVDSVLNEIDSLSSQLRNFANVLKSR